The DNA sequence ATATTTACGCCAACTCTTCCTTTAGGTTTCTTATTGCTTGAACTGGTACATTTTCAATATGGTGTCTCCAGTAAGAGAAACCTCCAATTCCGTTCCACTCATTATCGATCGCAAAATGCGCATCAAATTCAGCCGGAAAAGCTCCGATTGCCGGCGGCGGGAAAGACTGAATGTACTCTCCGTGCAAGCTAACTACTTTTGTAAAAGGTCCAAATCCGGTAGCATAAATTTTTCCTTTT is a window from the Flavobacterium cupriresistens genome containing:
- a CDS encoding DUF1842 domain-containing protein, which translates into the protein MSKLLADAYLASGKIGNVGTPGAPIATFSLVVVPSQNSVSGTVVITQAIDGPDSHIVVDVKGKIYATGFGPFTKVVSLHGEYIQSFPPPAIGAFPAEFDAHFAIDNEWNGIGGFSYWRHHIENVPVQAIRNLKEELA